A genomic stretch from Bifidobacterium sp. ESL0769 includes:
- a CDS encoding U32 family peptidase gives MVRRRKPEVLAPAGNLRGLKTAIDFGADAVYCGGKEFGMRSAPKNLSMDDLKAGAEYAHERGARVYVTCNVLPHNNEVEDIKTYIARLAQTGIDALIVTDIGVMMAAHSIAPQLELHVSTQAGVTNYLAANALYELGARRVVLARELDLQAIRDIRANIPEDMDIECFVHGSMCMAFSGRCLISNYMNGRDANHGECSQPCRWKYHVVEEKRPGQFFPVEENDEGTFLFNSQDMCMLDHLDDMIDAGATSLKIEGRAKSAYYVASMANAYKCAVNEYMVQRGFEGKDGNKIKPFHDMVRRSDVVRVTKAVGQLESNGSIGFHGVQSAGAEAAAKTTISATVPALVGETATKAQGYAEPKHVELPQWLKDEPYKVSHRDYSTGFYYPEHKAGQNTDRGGYFRDWLVVGEVIGYDEATQRLTLMSRNKIEPGQLIEFLIPGREPVDYTVAVGGMEDVDGQSVEEINNPAHVFSMPLPFAVSEHSMIRSHAKQRTLKAE, from the coding sequence ATGGTACGGCGGAGGAAGCCCGAAGTACTGGCTCCGGCGGGCAACTTGCGTGGTCTGAAGACGGCCATCGACTTCGGTGCGGACGCTGTCTACTGCGGCGGCAAGGAATTCGGCATGCGCTCGGCGCCGAAGAACCTTTCGATGGACGACCTCAAGGCTGGGGCGGAATATGCCCATGAGCGCGGGGCGCGTGTTTATGTGACGTGCAATGTGCTGCCACACAACAATGAGGTCGAGGACATCAAGACTTATATTGCCCGCCTCGCCCAGACCGGTATCGACGCGCTGATCGTCACCGACATCGGCGTGATGATGGCCGCGCATTCCATAGCTCCGCAGCTTGAGCTGCACGTCTCCACGCAGGCGGGTGTCACCAACTATCTGGCCGCCAACGCACTCTACGAGCTGGGTGCGCGACGTGTGGTGCTCGCCCGAGAGCTCGATTTGCAGGCTATTCGTGACATTCGCGCCAACATCCCGGAAGACATGGATATCGAGTGCTTCGTGCATGGCTCGATGTGCATGGCGTTTTCCGGTCGCTGCCTCATCTCCAACTACATGAACGGGCGCGACGCCAACCACGGCGAATGTTCGCAACCCTGCCGCTGGAAGTACCACGTCGTCGAGGAGAAGCGCCCTGGCCAGTTCTTCCCGGTCGAGGAGAACGACGAAGGCACATTCCTGTTCAATTCACAGGACATGTGCATGCTTGACCATCTCGACGACATGATCGACGCCGGCGCCACCAGCCTCAAGATCGAGGGCCGCGCCAAAAGCGCATATTACGTTGCGTCGATGGCTAACGCCTACAAATGCGCGGTCAATGAATATATGGTGCAACGCGGTTTTGAAGGCAAGGACGGCAACAAGATCAAGCCGTTCCATGATATGGTGCGCCGTTCCGACGTCGTGCGCGTGACCAAAGCGGTCGGTCAGCTTGAATCTAACGGTTCCATCGGTTTCCACGGTGTGCAAAGCGCCGGTGCCGAAGCCGCGGCCAAGACGACGATTTCCGCGACCGTGCCCGCTTTGGTGGGGGAGACGGCCACGAAAGCGCAGGGTTACGCCGAACCCAAGCACGTCGAACTGCCGCAATGGCTGAAAGACGAACCCTACAAAGTTTCGCACCGCGACTATTCCACTGGTTTCTACTATCCGGAGCACAAAGCCGGGCAGAACACGGACCGCGGTGGGTACTTCCGCGACTGGCTCGTGGTCGGCGAGGTCATCGGTTACGACGAGGCGACGCAACGTTTGACGCTGATGAGTCGTAACAAAATCGAGCCCGGGCAGCTCATCGAATTCCTGATTCCCGGGCGCGAACCCGTTGACTACACGGTCGCCGTTGGAGGAATGGAAGACGTCGACGGACAGAGTGTCGAGGAAATCAACAATCCGGCGCATGTCTTCTCGATGCCGTTGCCGTTTGCTGTGTCTGAGCATTCGATGATCCGTTCTCACGCAAAGCAACGCACGCTCAAGGCTGAATAG
- a CDS encoding polyphenol oxidase family protein, whose protein sequence is MSNSMNQTAENGQYDDTILDSNAIAPTDSAGNPIPVTIPIDLAPGIKVVYTTRLGGVSTGDWGDLNLGGKSGDRPAAVEANRVALAKAVGAPLSLVAQVHSGRAVDVDEFFERNAPYGCDFSGTIISSGEGDGDGDDKANADDADEIVVERNIEEIDTDNGAEISETETRAEILEPNNVKNNENSSVGTPKVANRATTYPRLEADAEVTAKTGVALGMFAADCLPVLLADPQAGVIGAAHCGRKGLQRGVIGAAVELMVTKGAKPERIVATLGPCICGDCYEVGDEIADEFDAQFPGTFTLTRFGGPGIDIAKAALAELAKAGIPRDNVISSTPRVSAATQYLDQDAELAALCAADGEGSPDLAERIGEVRHSLCTLENPLWYSHRRASLARKAHEGRLLALIVRE, encoded by the coding sequence ATGAGCAATTCCATGAACCAAACCGCCGAAAACGGGCAGTACGATGACACCATCCTCGACAGCAACGCCATCGCGCCGACTGACTCGGCGGGCAATCCTATTCCCGTCACGATTCCGATTGACTTGGCACCCGGCATCAAGGTCGTCTACACCACGCGGCTTGGCGGCGTGAGCACCGGCGATTGGGGAGACCTCAATCTTGGCGGCAAATCGGGGGATAGACCTGCCGCCGTGGAGGCCAACCGCGTCGCGTTGGCCAAGGCCGTGGGTGCGCCGCTTTCGTTGGTGGCACAGGTTCATTCCGGCCGTGCCGTCGATGTCGACGAATTCTTCGAGCGTAACGCGCCGTATGGCTGCGATTTTTCCGGCACGATCATCAGTTCCGGTGAAGGCGATGGTGACGGCGACGATAAAGCGAATGCCGATGACGCCGATGAAATTGTAGTGGAACGCAATATCGAGGAAATCGACACGGATAATGGGGCCGAAATCAGCGAAACCGAAACACGCGCCGAAATACTCGAACCTAATAACGTAAAAAATAATGAAAATTCTTCCGTAGGAACGCCGAAAGTCGCGAACCGGGCGACAACCTACCCGAGATTAGAAGCGGACGCTGAGGTCACCGCGAAAACCGGCGTGGCTCTAGGGATGTTCGCCGCCGACTGTCTGCCGGTGTTGCTGGCCGACCCGCAAGCCGGTGTCATTGGTGCAGCGCACTGCGGACGTAAGGGTTTGCAGCGTGGGGTCATCGGTGCTGCCGTCGAACTGATGGTGACCAAAGGTGCGAAGCCAGAACGCATCGTGGCTACGCTCGGCCCGTGCATTTGCGGCGATTGCTACGAAGTGGGCGACGAAATCGCCGACGAATTCGACGCACAATTCCCCGGAACCTTCACCCTGACCCGCTTCGGCGGCCCCGGCATCGACATCGCCAAAGCCGCACTTGCTGAGCTGGCCAAAGCAGGAATCCCGCGCGACAACGTCATCAGCTCCACACCGCGTGTTTCCGCCGCGACGCAATATCTCGACCAAGACGCGGAACTCGCCGCGCTGTGTGCCGCCGACGGCGAAGGCAGCCCCGATCTGGCCGAACGTATCGGCGAGGTGCGCCATAGCCTGTGCACGCTCGAAAACCCGCTCTGGTACTCGCATCGCCGGGCGTCGCTGGCTCGCAAGGCACACGAAGGCCGACTGCTCGCGCTCATCGTACGCGAATAG
- a CDS encoding pyroglutamyl-peptidase I yields MEHLNVVISGFDPYEGIENNPSHVVPHALVDQGLGDVSALESDDVLRDVDISINAVDLPVDVNECWPQLKETLEAMHPDIVIATGLKAASRGILLERCANNIIDTARTTILGEKTGLPADPADEASRKPIASNGPAAFWTRLPLRSILDDFAAEEIPSALSSDAGTFVCNSLFYNLMKWTASQHKVLSGFVSLPIINEEPHPQHGLTLEQQVEACRVVVRQTARYFLEPTSSNILIA; encoded by the coding sequence ATGGAACACTTGAACGTTGTCATCTCCGGTTTCGACCCTTACGAAGGCATCGAAAACAACCCTTCGCACGTGGTGCCGCACGCGCTGGTCGACCAAGGACTCGGTGATGTATCAGCGCTGGAAAGCGATGATGTATTACGTGACGTGGATATCTCAATCAACGCCGTCGATTTGCCGGTGGACGTCAATGAATGCTGGCCGCAACTCAAGGAGACGCTGGAGGCGATGCACCCCGACATCGTCATCGCCACCGGTCTCAAGGCCGCCTCGCGCGGGATTCTCTTGGAACGCTGCGCCAACAACATCATCGACACGGCACGCACCACGATTTTGGGCGAGAAGACCGGCCTGCCCGCCGACCCTGCCGACGAAGCGTCGCGCAAACCGATTGCTTCGAACGGACCGGCGGCATTTTGGACGCGCCTGCCGTTGCGTTCCATTCTGGATGATTTCGCGGCTGAGGAGATTCCCTCCGCGCTGAGTTCTGATGCCGGTACGTTCGTCTGCAACTCGCTTTTCTACAACCTGATGAAATGGACTGCCTCGCAGCACAAGGTGCTTTCTGGCTTCGTCAGCCTGCCGATCATCAACGAGGAACCGCATCCGCAGCATGGTTTGACGCTGGAGCAGCAGGTCGAGGCGTGCCGTGTGGTGGTCAGACAGACCGCTCGTTATTTCCTCGAACCGACGTCGTCCAATATTCTTATTGCCTGA
- a CDS encoding cell division protein, with the protein MSDDRFTTELRGYNKEQVDQELAALQQTLDRMRSQVDSSDQTILQLRAQLEEEKKNSKKASQSSSFASLGANAQQILTSAEQTSTELINRAKQDAASTRAAAQHQAETLINNTKLDAQHITDEANSKAATILAKAQTESESITTSAKQDATRLREETAKKVTEQRDTIEIELTNSREEHNKRMASEKAKQDREIAELKAKTTQQVAEQRKAANDEVAKLKSDASDQIETALAEANKKLATVREQVSRMTTEAQRKATEITDDAKAKAQGITDEAEVQRTKTISQVNAEVEQIRTDISKQQEEATAKVNDLLKQLEESRAAAKKEADGLVSKAKDLRDEADNYTVTKRQEADRKAEEIVTKAKRDAEARVEERRKAAQGELDGLQDRIKDLQERESTITQRVTELRSMFTNAFAGFGFTDGKDAETGVNVPLVNAVANDLDDAAQEDRQRDEKNEGDGRGEVEGGTAHQAAPVAAQAPQAPSRPTAPAAAPAPGQMPASYAPAGGAARKTVSQPAQNHGQNGENAQHTQTQAKPQESRTQQGGESENGMQHLSNLVNNTENRKPATNDAKPAAPAASAENAPAAAKDSPAAAPANRKVAANAKFAATNKSHINYDNVIFPEGGEPAGGGPAEV; encoded by the coding sequence ATGTCGGATGACCGCTTCACGACAGAATTGCGCGGGTATAACAAGGAGCAGGTGGATCAGGAGCTGGCTGCCCTGCAGCAGACGCTCGACCGCATGCGTTCGCAGGTCGATTCCAGTGACCAGACGATTTTGCAACTGCGTGCCCAGCTCGAGGAGGAGAAGAAGAACTCCAAGAAGGCTTCGCAGAGCAGTTCATTTGCCTCTTTGGGAGCCAACGCGCAGCAGATACTCACCAGTGCCGAGCAGACCAGCACGGAGCTCATCAACCGTGCCAAGCAGGACGCCGCAAGCACCCGCGCCGCCGCCCAGCACCAGGCTGAGACGTTGATTAACAACACCAAGCTCGATGCCCAGCACATCACCGATGAGGCCAATTCCAAGGCGGCCACCATCCTGGCCAAGGCGCAGACCGAGTCCGAGTCAATCACGACTTCCGCCAAGCAGGACGCCACCAGGCTGCGCGAGGAGACCGCGAAGAAGGTCACCGAGCAGCGTGACACCATCGAAATCGAGCTGACCAACTCGCGTGAGGAGCACAACAAGCGCATGGCCAGCGAGAAGGCCAAGCAGGACCGCGAAATTGCCGAGCTCAAGGCCAAGACCACCCAGCAGGTCGCTGAGCAGCGCAAGGCCGCCAACGACGAGGTTGCCAAGCTCAAGAGCGACGCCAGCGACCAGATCGAGACCGCGCTGGCCGAGGCCAACAAGAAGCTCGCCACCGTGCGTGAGCAGGTTTCGCGTATGACCACCGAAGCGCAGCGCAAGGCCACAGAGATCACCGACGATGCGAAGGCGAAAGCCCAGGGCATCACCGACGAGGCTGAAGTACAGCGCACCAAGACTATCAGCCAGGTCAACGCCGAGGTTGAGCAGATTCGCACCGACATCTCCAAGCAGCAGGAAGAGGCCACCGCAAAGGTCAACGACCTCTTAAAGCAGCTGGAGGAGAGCCGTGCCGCCGCGAAGAAGGAAGCGGACGGTCTGGTCTCCAAGGCCAAGGACCTGCGCGACGAGGCTGACAACTATACCGTTACGAAGCGTCAGGAAGCCGACCGCAAGGCCGAAGAAATCGTTACGAAGGCCAAGCGGGATGCCGAGGCGCGCGTCGAGGAACGCCGCAAGGCCGCGCAAGGCGAGCTGGACGGGCTTCAGGATCGCATCAAGGATCTTCAGGAACGCGAATCGACCATCACCCAGCGCGTTACTGAGCTACGTTCGATGTTCACCAATGCGTTCGCCGGGTTCGGTTTCACCGACGGCAAGGATGCCGAGACTGGCGTCAACGTGCCTCTGGTCAACGCTGTGGCCAACGACCTTGATGATGCTGCACAAGAAGACAGGCAGCGGGATGAGAAGAACGAAGGCGACGGCCGCGGGGAAGTTGAGGGTGGTACTGCTCATCAGGCTGCTCCTGTAGCCGCTCAGGCTCCTCAGGCTCCATCGCGTCCAACGGCTCCGGCGGCTGCTCCGGCACCTGGCCAGATGCCGGCGTCTTATGCGCCTGCCGGTGGTGCGGCTAGGAAGACGGTCTCGCAGCCCGCGCAGAATCATGGCCAAAACGGCGAAAATGCGCAGCACACGCAGACCCAGGCGAAACCGCAAGAATCTCGCACCCAGCAAGGTGGCGAGTCCGAGAATGGTATGCAGCATCTCTCCAATCTGGTGAACAATACTGAAAACAGGAAGCCTGCGACCAACGACGCCAAGCCCGCCGCTCCTGCCGCATCCGCCGAGAATGCTCCTGCGGCCGCTAAGGATAGTCCGGCTGCTGCCCCTGCAAATCGTAAGGTTGCGGCCAACGCGAAATTCGCGGCCACCAATAAGAGCCATATCAATTACGACAACGTCATCTTCCCTGAGGGCGGCGAACCTGCAGGTGGCGGTCCTGCCGAGGTTTAG
- a CDS encoding serine/threonine-protein kinase, whose protein sequence is MAPTIPDCDFIRELGAGSTADVYLYRQHNLNREVAVKVGKSRQDRTFDEAFEKEAKIMAQLSAHPYIVSIYGSGLTNETRLPYLVLEYAPHGSYKEIMHSRRLSVSEVLDLGVKLSGALQTAHRHGIIHRDIKPANILVTSANQPALSDFGISTSIYEAKSRTGFSVPWAPPEVLTGKGGGTETSDIYSLAATLYGLLAGKSPYEYVFHPHTQNELARHIVADPLPKNAIPDVPKEVEQILLKAMDKDPDARYLSAQQFGRALQQAQEECGLNMTPFVAEDCDEFPPHHSMPQSSKGRFGAKVAMPERKHSKKPLVIAIAALAAVAIVISTFVFVVMPRMDSRKSDDRTQINTMQTPHNGGTDSGNTNSNSAKNGSKGRNGQKAAPKDDITSEDAGAAVPQATNLKGTSDGQNVTFTWSNPAPKAGDTYAWAEVQDGSEAPGSQTSIVKEPKVSLIVNNDKPQTCIQVSIVRVDGHMSATPAMACVVTK, encoded by the coding sequence ATGGCGCCGACGATACCCGATTGTGATTTCATCCGCGAGCTGGGAGCCGGCTCGACGGCCGACGTGTACCTCTACCGCCAACACAACCTCAACCGCGAAGTCGCCGTCAAAGTGGGCAAATCGAGGCAGGACCGCACTTTCGACGAGGCTTTCGAAAAAGAAGCCAAGATCATGGCCCAGCTTTCGGCGCACCCTTATATCGTCTCCATTTACGGGTCCGGGCTCACCAATGAGACCCGCCTGCCCTACCTTGTACTCGAATACGCTCCGCATGGCTCCTACAAGGAGATCATGCACAGCCGCAGGCTCAGTGTCTCCGAAGTGCTCGACCTCGGGGTGAAGCTCAGCGGAGCCCTGCAGACCGCGCACCGCCACGGCATCATCCACCGCGACATCAAACCGGCCAATATTCTGGTGACTTCCGCCAACCAGCCTGCGCTTTCCGATTTCGGCATTTCGACCAGCATCTACGAAGCCAAATCGCGCACTGGTTTCTCCGTGCCGTGGGCTCCGCCGGAAGTGCTGACCGGCAAGGGTGGCGGTACTGAAACCTCCGACATCTATTCGTTGGCGGCCACGCTTTACGGGCTTTTGGCAGGCAAATCGCCCTACGAATACGTTTTCCACCCGCATACACAGAACGAGCTGGCGCGGCATATCGTCGCCGACCCGTTGCCGAAGAACGCTATCCCTGACGTACCCAAAGAGGTTGAACAGATTCTTCTGAAGGCCATGGACAAGGACCCGGACGCCCGTTACCTTTCGGCGCAACAGTTCGGCCGGGCCTTGCAGCAAGCGCAGGAAGAGTGCGGACTCAACATGACGCCGTTCGTGGCGGAGGACTGCGACGAATTTCCGCCGCACCATTCGATGCCACAGTCAAGCAAAGGACGTTTCGGCGCGAAAGTGGCCATGCCGGAGCGCAAGCACTCCAAGAAGCCGCTGGTCATCGCGATCGCCGCGCTGGCTGCGGTGGCCATCGTCATATCCACTTTCGTTTTCGTCGTGATGCCCCGAATGGACAGTCGCAAATCGGACGATCGCACGCAGATCAACACCATGCAGACGCCGCATAACGGAGGCACCGATTCCGGTAATACAAACTCCAACTCCGCCAAGAACGGTTCGAAAGGTCGCAACGGGCAGAAGGCCGCCCCGAAGGACGACATCACCAGCGAGGACGCAGGAGCGGCAGTACCTCAAGCCACGAATCTCAAGGGGACTTCCGACGGACAGAATGTGACGTTCACTTGGAGCAACCCAGCTCCGAAGGCCGGCGATACCTACGCTTGGGCGGAAGTCCAGGACGGTTCGGAGGCGCCCGGCAGCCAGACCTCAATCGTCAAAGAACCGAAAGTCAGTCTCATTGTGAATAACGATAAACCACAGACCTGCATTCAGGTTAGTATTGTAAGAGTTGACGGACATATGTCTGCCACTCCCGCAATGGCCTGTGTAGTAACGAAGTAG
- a CDS encoding 3-deoxy-7-phosphoheptulonate synthase — MAIMRGPGSSEDERRFSEEAVYPETVDVNIRQLDPIPAPRAFLKETPLTKPMSDLVLKSRQEIRDILHGRDDRLLVIVGPCSIHDPKAAKDYAQRLAKANEELKDRLMIVMRVYFEKPRTTVGWKGLINDPDLDGEFNIRKGMHLARKVLSDVLELGLPAATEWLDPISPQYLCDMVSWGAIGARNTESQVHRELASGMSMPIGFKNSTDGSVKVAADSCYAVANEHHFLSINLDGRVISAETKGNPDCHIVLRGSNEGPNYDAKSVAEALETLKQSKVTGPSEHGLVIDAAHGNCGKDEVREAEVIEEIATRLAKGEPGIFGVMMESNIRGGHQSPAPLDQLVYGRSITDSCISWDRTNELLHTLADAVTSRRKLDR, encoded by the coding sequence ATGGCGATTATGCGAGGGCCTGGAAGTTCTGAGGACGAACGTCGATTTAGCGAGGAAGCCGTCTACCCCGAAACCGTGGATGTCAACATCCGCCAGCTTGATCCGATTCCCGCACCTCGCGCGTTTCTAAAGGAAACTCCACTGACCAAGCCGATGAGCGATTTGGTTCTAAAGTCTCGTCAGGAAATCCGCGACATTCTGCATGGCCGCGATGACCGCCTGCTTGTCATCGTCGGCCCTTGCTCGATTCATGACCCGAAGGCGGCGAAAGATTATGCGCAACGTCTGGCGAAGGCCAATGAAGAGCTCAAAGACCGTCTGATGATTGTCATGCGTGTGTATTTTGAAAAGCCGCGCACTACCGTGGGTTGGAAGGGTCTGATTAACGATCCAGATCTCGATGGCGAATTCAATATTCGCAAAGGCATGCATTTGGCTCGCAAGGTGCTTTCCGACGTACTGGAGCTTGGTCTGCCCGCCGCCACCGAATGGCTTGATCCGATTTCTCCGCAATATCTCTGCGATATGGTCAGCTGGGGGGCCATCGGCGCGCGCAACACGGAAAGCCAGGTCCATCGCGAGCTGGCCAGCGGCATGTCGATGCCTATCGGTTTCAAAAACTCGACCGACGGTTCGGTGAAGGTCGCCGCCGATTCCTGCTACGCCGTGGCCAACGAGCACCATTTCCTTTCCATCAACCTCGACGGCCGCGTGATTTCCGCGGAAACCAAGGGCAATCCGGACTGCCACATCGTCCTGCGTGGCTCGAACGAAGGTCCCAACTACGACGCAAAGTCCGTGGCGGAAGCGCTGGAAACGTTGAAGCAATCCAAGGTCACCGGCCCCAGTGAGCACGGCCTGGTCATCGACGCCGCTCATGGCAACTGTGGCAAGGACGAAGTGCGTGAGGCCGAGGTGATTGAGGAGATCGCTACACGTCTGGCCAAGGGCGAGCCTGGAATCTTCGGTGTGATGATGGAAAGCAACATCCGTGGAGGCCACCAGTCTCCCGCGCCGCTCGACCAGCTGGTCTACGGCCGCTCCATCACCGATTCCTGCATCTCCTGGGACCGCACCAACGAGCTGCTTCACACTCTCGCCGATGCCGTCACCTCCCGCCGCAAGCTCGACCGCTGA
- a CDS encoding C1 family peptidase gives MNDMKPLSAERLGQLQDDFEAKPVNTLAMNAVTTSGINPVAHNYDRARRLQRRFSVTVDNGEVTNQNRSGRCWLFSSLNVARFVAKKNLNLDQFEFSQNYAMYYDKLERINYFLRDVANLVRTGEPADSQLMQHLLADVMGDGGQWTMAMNVYKKYGAVPKDFFPETASSKSTSEMNTQLRRLLHTAVAHMYADPSVIDRVVDETVEAGHRMLTIHLGEPPKSFDWEWTDKDGAFHRDGETTPVEFWKKYVGSADLEDYVCLVDDPRAEHAKGKKIGIEHLGNVVGGDATEYLNVPNQFMKDCVRRILSELKMPAWFGADCHPMMDRDNGAWATDLYEYGKVYGVDFDMDKEARVRYGDSAMNHAMAFVGVDVADDGKTTNRWRVENSWGCKVADKGYFTMSDDWFSEYVYEVAVPKSMLPAEYQAALTEPATMLPAWDPMGALA, from the coding sequence ATGAATGACATGAAGCCGTTGAGTGCCGAGCGTCTGGGACAGCTGCAGGATGATTTCGAGGCCAAGCCCGTCAACACGCTGGCGATGAACGCTGTTACGACCTCCGGCATCAACCCGGTGGCGCACAATTACGATCGCGCCCGCAGACTTCAGCGCCGCTTCTCCGTGACCGTCGACAACGGCGAAGTCACCAACCAGAACCGTTCCGGACGTTGCTGGCTCTTCAGCTCGCTCAACGTGGCGCGTTTCGTGGCCAAGAAGAATCTCAACTTGGATCAGTTCGAATTTTCGCAGAACTACGCCATGTATTATGACAAACTCGAGCGTATCAACTATTTCCTGCGTGATGTCGCAAATCTGGTGCGCACCGGCGAGCCCGCCGATTCCCAGCTCATGCAGCACCTGCTTGCCGACGTGATGGGCGATGGCGGTCAGTGGACCATGGCCATGAACGTCTACAAGAAGTATGGCGCCGTGCCCAAGGATTTCTTCCCGGAGACCGCGTCTTCAAAGTCGACCAGCGAGATGAACACGCAGCTGCGCCGTCTGCTGCACACGGCTGTGGCGCATATGTACGCCGACCCGTCGGTGATTGACCGCGTGGTGGACGAGACTGTTGAGGCCGGCCATCGCATGCTTACCATCCACTTGGGCGAGCCGCCGAAGAGCTTTGATTGGGAGTGGACCGACAAGGACGGTGCCTTCCATCGCGACGGCGAGACCACGCCGGTCGAGTTCTGGAAGAAGTACGTTGGCAGCGCGGATCTTGAGGATTACGTCTGCCTCGTTGACGATCCTCGTGCTGAGCATGCCAAGGGCAAGAAGATCGGTATCGAGCATCTGGGCAACGTCGTTGGGGGAGACGCGACCGAATATCTCAACGTCCCCAACCAGTTCATGAAGGACTGCGTGCGTCGCATTTTGTCTGAGCTTAAGATGCCGGCGTGGTTCGGTGCGGATTGCCATCCGATGATGGACCGTGACAACGGCGCTTGGGCCACCGACCTTTACGAATACGGCAAGGTCTACGGCGTCGATTTCGATATGGACAAGGAAGCGCGCGTGCGTTACGGCGATTCCGCGATGAACCACGCGATGGCGTTCGTCGGCGTCGACGTGGCCGACGATGGCAAGACCACCAACCGCTGGCGCGTCGAGAACTCGTGGGGCTGCAAGGTGGCCGACAAAGGCTACTTCACCATGAGCGACGATTGGTTCAGCGAATACGTCTACGAGGTAGCCGTCCCGAAGTCGATGCTCCCCGCCGAATATCAGGCCGCCCTCACCGAGCCCGCGACCATGCTTCCCGCGTGGGATCCAATGGGGGCTCTCGCATAG
- a CDS encoding aldo/keto reductase — protein MVLHRNLGPFDTTAIGLGEMPLTIENNFGEAKGVETIHAALDAGCRHIDTAWSYYCSGGEEQTGEKLVRRAMESWDGPKDEVTVATKIGHFRNFADDGTTPTWGVNGQPEHLIEAGKQSALALGVDTIDLLYFHRPDPSVPYNESIEAIKQLLDEGVAKEAGISNASVEQIDIARGILGDKLIAVQNQFSPTYRSTQDTLEYCEKLGLAFVCWSPLGGYRKAKDESKYDPFREVGQAHGVSHQQVVLAWELSLGKHVFVIPGAHRPETILDSLKAGDLELTDEELATLNA, from the coding sequence ATGGTATTACATCGTAACTTGGGTCCGTTCGACACCACCGCCATTGGTTTGGGCGAGATGCCGCTGACCATCGAGAACAATTTCGGCGAGGCCAAGGGCGTCGAGACCATTCACGCCGCGCTCGACGCTGGCTGCCGCCACATCGACACGGCCTGGTCCTATTACTGCTCCGGTGGCGAAGAACAGACCGGCGAAAAGCTAGTCCGTCGCGCCATGGAAAGCTGGGACGGACCGAAGGACGAAGTCACCGTCGCCACCAAAATTGGTCACTTCCGCAACTTCGCCGACGACGGCACAACCCCGACCTGGGGCGTCAACGGTCAGCCCGAGCACCTGATTGAGGCCGGCAAGCAGTCGGCGCTCGCGCTCGGCGTCGACACCATCGACCTGCTCTATTTCCATCGTCCCGACCCGTCCGTTCCTTATAACGAATCCATTGAGGCCATCAAACAGCTGCTGGACGAAGGCGTGGCCAAGGAAGCCGGCATTTCCAACGCTTCTGTCGAGCAGATCGACATCGCCCGTGGCATTTTGGGCGACAAACTCATCGCCGTGCAGAATCAGTTCTCGCCGACCTACCGCTCCACGCAGGATACGCTCGAATACTGCGAGAAGCTGGGCTTGGCGTTCGTCTGTTGGAGCCCGCTCGGAGGCTATCGCAAGGCCAAGGACGAGAGCAAATACGACCCGTTCCGCGAGGTTGGCCAGGCCCATGGGGTGAGCCACCAGCAGGTTGTACTCGCCTGGGAACTGAGCTTGGGCAAACATGTCTTCGTTATTCCCGGAGCCCATCGCCCCGAGACCATTCTTGACAGCCTCAAGGCCGGCGACCTCGAGCTCACCGACGAGGAGCTCGCCACACTCAACGCCTGA